CGTCACCCTCGCCCTGGTCGTTCACGACGTCCATGCTGGTCGTTGTGCTCATCACGTGCGCTCCTCCCCGAGACCCCGGCAACTGCCGGCAGCCCCAGAGTCGGGCACCGAACTCACACACAGACGATTAGACACGCTCATGCGCGCTGAGCAGCACGTCGACGACCTGACCGTGCTGGTCGACCGCGCGGTACAGGTAGGTCCAGCGGCCGGAGACTTTCACATACGTCTCGTCGACGAACCAGCGGTCACCCGGTGCACGCCGCGCCGGGCGGGCTGCCTCGACGAATTCTGGCGTGAACCGCTGCACCCACCGGTAGACCGTGACGTGATCGACGGTGACACCGCGCTCGGCCAGCAGCTCCTCGACGTCGCGGTAGGACAAGCCGTACCGCAGGTACCAGCGGACCGCGACCGCGATCACCTCACGCGGGAACCGGAACCCCGACGGCGGACACGACAACACGCTGCGGTCACTCACCCCACCAGTGTCCCGGGCCGGCGATCACACAACGCAACAGAGCCCGGCTAGGTCATGTCTGCCCACCGCCGCAACTTGCGCACCTTTGCGGCGAGCAGCCGACCGCTGCGATCACCGTACGGTCGTGGCCGTCCGGCCTACCGTAGGTCCGCGCGGGGTGGCCACAGTCCCAGTGGGCTCCGGTCAAGTGGATACCCTAACCTCCCGGATCCGTGCAACACTGGCTGCAGATAGCGTGCCGAGGTCTGTCCGGACCTTGCGCTCCCTCGCCGCTCAGCCCTTGAAGGCGGCCAGGCACATGACCGAAACCCGAGCTTCCGGCACCGGGACGATCACCCTCTCCGAGCCGCCCCAACATGCCGCTGCCGCCCCCTCGATGCCGTGGGTCTACCCGTCCGCCCCCGCCCTGCCCCCGTGCCCCTGCGGATGCCCCGCCGACGCCCACGACTCCGTCGCTACCCGATACTGCACCTCGACCTTCGCCGGCGGCCTGTGCCGAGGCTGCATCTGCCTCCCGACAGCCGAGCCGCGGGCTCGATGACGACGATCGACGTCGTCGCCCTCGACCGACCCGACGTCGGCGGATTCATCCGACCGGCATCCGGTCCGGGGGCGACGCCGGGTCCGCGGACGGCCAACCGGCCCGCTCCCGGGCCGATCGACGAGCTGGCCGTCATCTTGGCGCAGTTGCGCCAGCGGTTGGACGTGCTCACCACGCCACGCCTCGACACCGACGCGGCTGAGCGGTCGCTCGGCGGTTGGCTGGATGAGCTCGACAGCTACCTCGTCGAGGACCTGATCCCGCTGCTGTGCGGCCTGGCCGTACGCGTCCGCCCGGCGCTGCGCCAGCCCGGCGCAGCGTGGCCGGGCCGTCAGATCGCCGACGAGCACGCCAGGCTGCTCCGCCTGACCGAGCGGGTCGCGGTGCTCCGGGCCCAACACGCGCTCGCTGGCGACACCGCACAGTCGCGCGACCAGACCGCCGCGCTCGTCGACGAGCTCTCCAGGCTCGCCGGCGCACACCTGACCCGAGCCCAGCACACCCTGCCAGCCGCCCTGCGCAACCTGGCGCCGGTCGAGGCAGCCCGCATCATCAAGGCGACCCGACGGACCGCCCAGGCGGCCCGTGACCACCTCCCGTTGGACCTGCAGCCGGTGCCGTAACTGAGCGGGCCGCCCCATCTCGAAAGGCAACCACGACATGCGACATCACCCATACCACGACCTCGACCGCGCGATCAGCCTCGGAGGCGACTACGCCGCACATCAGGCGCGGGTCAACGAGACGGAGCGCCGGATGCGTGCGATCACCGGTCGCCCGCACACCCCGGCCGAGGCCCGCGTCGCGGCGCACGACCTCACCCTCGCGCTGCGCGAGGCCACCGCTGCGGTCGCTGCCGCGCTGCAGGCCACCGAGCCTGGCCCGGCGCCGCCACACCACCGGCCACGGCACGCTACCCGCGCGGTGCCCGCCGAGATTCGGACGTGGAGCGCTGAACTGTTCCGGCTGACCGATATCGGCGTCTGGCTGCGCCGCACCACACTCGACGACCTCGGCGTCCACCTGCCAGCCACCGTCCGTATCGGCAGCCGCGCCGCCTCCGGCCCGCACAATCCCGGCCTCGACTTCGAACCCGCCGACCTCGTCGCCGCTACCCTGCACCAACCCCGCATCGGCGTCGACCTTCCCGCCGCCATCGACGGCGAAGCCGCACCGGCTCCACGACCGGCCACGGTCACCGCCACCACGCCGCGGACCGCGTGAGCCGGCTGATCGCGACGATGCAGACCTGCCCGTACCAGACGCTGATCCGGCACACCGGCGCCTGGCGCCAGTCCGGCCCGAGGAGGTAACCCATGGCCCCGTCCTCACCGACCGTCGTCGTCGGAGTAGACGGTTCCCGCGAATCCGTCGACGCGCTGCGTTGGGCCATCGGTTACGCCGGCTGCGCGGGCGGCAGCGTCCGCGCCGTCACCGCCTGGCACCGGCAGATGGACCCGGGCTACTACGGCGGCATGGCCGGTGGCTACGCCGGATACCCACCGATCGATCCACGTCTCGCCGCCGACAGCGCCACCGCAACCCTCGCCGCGGTCGTGCATGACGCCGCCGGCGAGAAACCAGCCGTATCAATCCAACAACGCGTTGTCGAGGGCCACCCCGCCGGCGTCCTCATCGACGAGGCGCGATCAGCGGACCTCCTCGTTGTCGGTGCCCGGGGCCACAGTGCCATCACCAATCTGCTGATCGGTTCGGTCAGCACCCACTGCATCCATCACGCGGCTTGCCCCGTCGTCGTCGTCCGACACGGCGCAACGACGACCGGACCATGAACGGACGCTTTCTCCGGTCCTCGCTGAGGGGCGTTCGCATCGGTCCGGCCGCCGATATTGGCCGGTGCGCCGCGGCTCAACCGTCCGCACAGTCGGGACGGCGGGTGATCCGGGCCAGCCAATGGGTCGGGCCCTGCCGTTCGTAGACCCAGCCGTAGCCGTCGGGGCGGCGGGCGTGGTGGCGGCACCACAGCGGGTGCAGGTCGTACCCGGCATGCAGCCTGAGCGTTTCGCCGGGCCGCATCCATGCCAGCCGCTTGAGCGCCAGTGCTTCCTGGCGTCCGGCGGGCAGGGCGCCTAGGTCGATCTCGTCGCCCAGCAGCAGGGGAATGGCCCAGTCTTCCTCGTCGTCGGCTGCGGGGGCGGAGTCGACCACCCAGCCCTGTTCGCGGTGGGCGTGGCGGTCGAGCCGGCCGACCAGCGTGGAGGCGGCCAGTGGCAGCAGCTGGCGAGCCCGGGTGGATTCCAGGTTCTCCACGTCGGCCCGCAGCCGGGTGTGATCGGCGACGAGCAGCTGCCACATGCGGCTGTCCCGCAGATCGGCTGCAGTCAGTCGCCGTTCTTCGTCGGCGAGGTAGGGCAGCAGCCGGTAGTGGCAGAACCCGAGCATCGCGTCGACGGCGGGGGTGAACCGGGGGGCGGACCCGACGGCGTCGGCCAGCTCGTCGGCGTAGGCGCAGGTCTGCCAGACCAGCAGGCTGTGCTCGTCGGCCAAGGTCGGACCGTTCGCCGACCTGCGCAGGCTGGTCAGCGGGTCTGCCGGTCCGCCCTCGGCCGGTGCCGACAGCCATGTGCTCTCCGGCCGACCCATCCCGACCCCCGCCTCCACTTGTAAAAACGATTCTATCTTGGTTATACTCCTGAATTGTGGGAGAGACAAGAGGTCCTGAGCCGGACGGTCAAACGTGGCCGCCGCGACGCTGATCGACCCGGCGGTCGCCGCCCTACCGAGCGGACGGCGGGCGGAGGTGCTGGGCCGGCTCCGCGACGCCGGCCACCCGTTGTCGGTGGGCGGGGTCGCCGAGCTGACCGGCCTACACGTGAACACGGCCCGGTTCCATCTGGACGGGCTGGTCGAGGATGGGCTGGCGGAACGGCGCGCGGAGGAGCGCGACGTCCCGGGCCGGCCGAAGATCCTCTACACCGCGCCCGGTGAGACGCCAGGTCCGCGTAGTTACCGGCTGTTGGCCGAGATGTTGACCGGGCTGGTCGCCTCGCTGCGCAACGCCGGGCCGGTCGCGCAGGAGGTGGGCCGCTCCTGGGGCCGCCATCTGATCGAACGGGCGGCGCCGTCGCAGCGGGTGGACGCCGGCGAGGCGGTCGATCGGCTGACCCGGCTGCTGGACGGGATCGGGTTCGCCCCCGAGGTGGCCGCCGGCCGCAGCGGCCGAGAGGCGGAGCTGCGCTTGCACCACTGCCCGTTCCTCGACGTCGCCCAACAGCACACGGACGTGGTCTGCGCGATCCATCTCGGGCTCATGCAGGGCGCGCTGGCCGAACTCGACGCCCCGGTGCAGGCGGTCGCGTTGGAGCCGTTTGTCACCCCGAACCTGTGTCTGGCCCGGCTGCGGACCCACGGGCGGGGCCGGCCGTGACCGCTGCGGCCGGGTTCGGTGGCCCGCGGCCGGTCGCGACCGTCTGCGCTCGCCATGTTTGAGAAGGGATTCCAGCCATGACTTACGTGATCGGTGAACCGTGCGTCGATGTGGTGGACCGGGCCTGCGTCGAGGAATGCCCGGTCGACTGCATCTACGAAGGTGTGCGCGCCCTCTACATCCACCCGGACGAGTGTGTCGACTGCGGCGCGTGCGAGCCGGTGTGCCCGGTGGAGGCCATCTACTACGAAGACGACCTGCCCGCCCAGTGGGCCGAATACACAGAGGACAACGCCCGGTTCTTCTCCGAGACCCTGCCCGGCCGCGACGCGCCGCTGGACTCGCCGGGCGGAGCCGCGAAGCTCGGCCGCCTTGGGGTCGACACCCCCCTCGTCGGCTCCCATCCACCGCGGCCGAAGGAGTCGGCGGGGTAGATCCCGACGACCTGGGACGAGACTCTCCCCTCGGCCGCAAAGACGGGGACCTCGCCTACCGCAGCCGGCCGGTGCCAGCGCCTCGGCCGCGCGCCTAGCACGGTCAAGGAGACCTGCCATGAGCGTCACCACCACCGGCGACGCCATCGCGGCCGTCACCACCCACCACAGGCACCTGCGCGCCGCTGTGGACCAGCGCGTCGACGTCCTCGCCGCCGCGGCGCGCGCCGGCGAGCCGCACCAGCCGGCCGTCCACGACCTGCACCAGTTGCTCACGACCGAGGTCGCCCCGCACGCCCGCGCGGAGGAGGAGGTGCTCTACGCCGCCGCCGGCCCGACCCTGCGTCCACTGGTCGCCGGCATGATCTTCGAACACGAGACGCTGCGCCAGCTCATCGCAGAGCTCGACCCGGCCCCGGACGCCGCGGACGCCGTCGGCGTGGCCCGGGCCATCCGCGAGATCTTCACCGGGCACGTGCGGCGGGAGAACGAGTTGCTGCTGCCCGCCCTCGCCGCCGACCCGGGAGTCGACCTCGTCATGCTGCTGCCGGTGATGGAACGCCGCTTCGCCGAATACCAGGCGGCAGCGACCGCCCAGCCCAGCTGATAGGCCCTCGTGGCCCGACCCGCGGCTGTCTGCCGGATGCCACGGCGGCGGCGACCTCAGCACCACGCGGTGTTAGGTCGGCTCGCCCGGTTCACCGAGCGCGTCGAGCGCGATCGCAGCGTGCGCGTACGCGCCGCCGGCGCGCATCTCCGCCGCCACCTAGATCGCCTCCATGATCTGCTCGTCGCTCGCGCCCTTGCGACGCGCGAGCCGGGTGTGCCCCCGGATGCAGTACGGGCACTGGGTGGTGTGCGCGACCGCGACCGCGATCAACTGCTTGGTGACCTCGGGCAGCGCTCCGTCGGCGAACACCTGCTCGCTGAACGCAGTGAACGCGTCGTGGGTAGCCGGAGCCAGCGCCTTGCGCCGGGCGCTGATCGTCGCCGTCGCCGGCGGGTACACATCGTGGCTCACGACACCTATTATCACGGAATACGATACACCTGACCAGGGGAGGTGGCCCGTGATCACCCTGAGCCGGGTCTACGGGCTCGACCGGCGGCCGGCCGGGTCTTTCTCGTCGAGCGGCTGTGGCCGCGCGGGGTGCGCCGGGCAGAGCTGCCGATCGACGGGTGGACGAAAGACGCCGCGCCGAGCACCGAGCTGCGTCGCTGGTTCGGCCACGATCCGGCGAAGTGGGTCGAGTTCCGGCGCCGCTACACCCGCGAACTCGACGCGAACCCGCAGGCCTGGGCCTCCCTCGCGCAGGCCGCCGCCCGCGGGCAAGTCACCCTGCTCTACAGCTCCCGGGACACCGAGCACAACAACGCCGTCGTGCTCCGTGACTACCTGGCCCGCCACAGCGCGGCCAAGGCGAAGGGGTAGGCCGTGAACAAGATGTCGCTGGCGGCGCTCGGCCGCGAGCTCCTCGACCGCGCCCGCGGCTCGGGCAGCGGGCGGAGCGCGGAGACCGTCTACGGCGGACACGAGTCCACCCTGCGGCAAACCCTCATCGCGCTCACCGGCGGCACCACGCTGGGCGAGCACGACAGCCCCGGTGAGGCCACTGTGCACGTCCTGTCCGGCCGGGCCCGTCTCGGCGCGGGCGCCGATGCCTGGATCGGCCGCGACGGCGACCTGCTGGTCATCCCGCCCAGCCGGCACCACCTGTACGCCATCGAGGACACCGTGCTGCTGCTCACCGTCGCCAAACCCGGCTAGCCAGTCGTCGGCGCCGGCCGCGGCGCGTCGTGACACGCGCGACCGACGGCGGTGCGCCCGTCAGGGCGGTGCCGCAGGCAAGGAAGGAGGGCGATCACGGCCGGTTCGACCGTTTCCGGTGCCCGGGGCGGTGTGTGGAGCCCCGGTCGGGCCCGGATCTCCGCCCGCACCCTGCGCCGGGACCGCTGGTGGGCGCCGCTGGTCACGACCGCGACCGTGCTGGTCGGCTTTGTCGGCTACGCGACCTGGGCCGCCTTCGCCCACGCCGACTACTACTGGGCGCCGTACATCTCCCCGTTCTACTCGCCGTGCCTGGCCACCACCTGTCTACACGCCCGCGCCGGCGCCGCGGTCAACGTGCACGTGCCCAGCGTCGGGGTCGTCGGCCCCTGGTGGGTGATCTCGCCGGCGGTGGTCATCCTGATCGTCCCGCTCGGCTTCCGGTTGACCTGCTACTACTACCGGAAGGCCTACTACCGGGCGTTCTGGCTAGCCCCACCGTCGTGCGGGGTGGCCGAGCCGCACCGTCGCTACACCGGGGAGACCCGCTTCCCCCTGGTCCTGCAGAACGTCCACCGGTACTTCTTTTACCTCGGGGTGATCCTCAACGCGATCCTCAGCTACGACGCGGTGGTCTCGTTCCGCAGTCACCAGGGCCAGTGGGGGCACATGGGGTTCGGCACGCTGGTGCTGGTCGTCAACGCCGCCTTGCTGTGGCTGTACACCCTGGGCTGCCACTCCTGCCGGCATCTGATCGGCGGCCGGCTCAACCACTTCTCCCGCCATCCGATCCGCTACCGGCTGTGGGCCACCGCCTCCTGGCTGAATGCCCGGCACATGCAGTTCGCCTGGGCCAGCCTGATCTTCGTCGCCCTCACCGACGGCTACGTGCGGTTGGTCTCCAGCGGCACCATCGCCGACCCCCGGTTCTTCTAGCCGGGGGAGGGCGAGCACGCCCCGAAGGTAAAGACGAAAAATACTTGTTTTTAAGTTAAGGACGCACGACAATGGGATGGTGATATCCGAGGAACCGCGGAACCGTGAGCTGGCCGAGGAGCAGGCCGAATGGCTGGAATCGGTCGACGGGCTGATCGCCGCCCGCGGCACCGATGCGGCGTCACGCATCCTCGCGGCGGTCCTCGCCCACGCCGACAGTCAGGGCGTCCCGGCCGGTCGGCGTCGCCGGTACCGCAACTCGATCCCCGCCGAGCGGGTGCCGACCTACCCGGGGGAGCTGGCGGTCGAGGAGCGGATCAACGCCTATCTGCGGTGGAACGCGATGGCCATGGTGGTGCGGGCCAATCAGCGCCATCCGGGCCTCGGCGGACACCTGTCGACCTACGCCTCGACGCTGACCTTGTGGGAGGTGGGATTCCAGCACTTCTTCCGCGGCCGCGGCCAGCCGGGCCAGCCGGTCGTCCCCGGCGACCAGGTGTTCTTCCAGGGACACGCCAGCCCTGGCATCTACGCCCGGGCGTACCTGGAAGGCCGGCTCGACGCCACCCAGCTCGATCTGTTCCGCCGGGAGGTCGCCGGCGCTGGTCGAGGACTGCCGTCCTACCCGCACCCGCGCAGCCTCGACGGGTTCTGGGAGTTCCCCACCGTCAGCCTGGGCATCGGTCCGCTGCACGCGGTCTACCAGGCCCGGTTCAACCGCTACCTCGCCGCCCGCGGCCTCGCGGACACCGCGCAGGCACGGGTGTGGTGCCTCGTCGGCGACGGGGAGACCGACGAACCGGAGGCGATGGCGGCGATCCGGCTCGCCGCCCGCGAACACCTCGACAACCTCACCTTCGTCGTCAACGGGAACTTGCAGCGGCTCGACGGGCCGGTCCGCGGCAACAGCCGGATCCTCGACGAGCTGGACGACCTCTTCACCGGCGCCGGCTGGCACGTGGTCAAGGTGCTGTGGGGCAGCGAATGGGAGCCGCTGTTCGCCGGGCCAGCCGGTGAGCTGCTCTCCGACCGGCTGGAGACGATGAACGACGGCGAGTTGCAGCGGCTGACCATCCTCGATGCCGTCGAGCTACGCGACACGCTCTTCGGTGGGAATCCGTCGCTGCGGGAGCTGGGGGCCACGCTGTCGGACGCTGCGTTGCTGCGGCTGCGCCGCGGCGGTCATGACCCACGGGTCGTCTACGCCGCCTACGCCGAGGCGGTCGCGCATGCCGGTGCGCCGACGGTGGTGCTGGCGCAGACGGTGAAGGGCTACGCGCTCGGCCCGAACTTCGAAGGCCGCAACGCCACCCACCAGATGAAGAAGATGACCTCCGACCAGCTGCGAGTCTTCCGTGACATCCTCGACCTACCGGTGACCGACGCCGAGCTCACCGACGGGCTACCGCCCTACCTGCCGCTGCCGGAGGGCTCGGCCGAGCTGACCTACCTGCAGGAGCGCCGCAGCGCCCTCGGCGGCATCCTCCCCCGCCGGCCGCTGCACCCCCCGAACCTGCCGGCGCTCCCGGCGGACGCCGTGTTCGCCGAGTTCGACGCCGGCTCCGGCCACCGGGCGATGTCCACGACGATCGCCTACACCCGACTGCTGCGCTCGCTGATGCGCGACCCTGCCGTCGGCGCGCGGATCGTGCCGATCG
This genomic stretch from Mycobacteriales bacterium harbors:
- a CDS encoding universal stress protein; the protein is MAPSSPTVVVGVDGSRESVDALRWAIGYAGCAGGSVRAVTAWHRQMDPGYYGGMAGGYAGYPPIDPRLAADSATATLAAVVHDAAGEKPAVSIQQRVVEGHPAGVLIDEARSADLLVVGARGHSAITNLLIGSVSTHCIHHAACPVVVVRHGATTTGP
- a CDS encoding DUF2249 domain-containing protein, with the translated sequence MGRPESTWLSAPAEGGPADPLTSLRRSANGPTLADEHSLLVWQTCAYADELADAVGSAPRFTPAVDAMLGFCHYRLLPYLADEERRLTAADLRDSRMWQLLVADHTRLRADVENLESTRARQLLPLAASTLVGRLDRHAHREQGWVVDSAPAADDEEDWAIPLLLGDEIDLGALPAGRQEALALKRLAWMRPGETLRLHAGYDLHPLWCRHHARRPDGYGWVYERQGPTHWLARITRRPDCADG
- a CDS encoding helix-turn-helix domain-containing protein; protein product: MAAATLIDPAVAALPSGRRAEVLGRLRDAGHPLSVGGVAELTGLHVNTARFHLDGLVEDGLAERRAEERDVPGRPKILYTAPGETPGPRSYRLLAEMLTGLVASLRNAGPVAQEVGRSWGRHLIERAAPSQRVDAGEAVDRLTRLLDGIGFAPEVAAGRSGREAELRLHHCPFLDVAQQHTDVVCAIHLGLMQGALAELDAPVQAVALEPFVTPNLCLARLRTHGRGRP
- the fdxA gene encoding ferredoxin, with the protein product MTYVIGEPCVDVVDRACVEECPVDCIYEGVRALYIHPDECVDCGACEPVCPVEAIYYEDDLPAQWAEYTEDNARFFSETLPGRDAPLDSPGGAAKLGRLGVDTPLVGSHPPRPKESAG
- a CDS encoding hemerythrin domain-containing protein encodes the protein MSVTTTGDAIAAVTTHHRHLRAAVDQRVDVLAAAARAGEPHQPAVHDLHQLLTTEVAPHARAEEEVLYAAAGPTLRPLVAGMIFEHETLRQLIAELDPAPDAADAVGVARAIREIFTGHVRRENELLLPALAADPGVDLVMLLPVMERRFAEYQAAATAQPS
- a CDS encoding carboxymuconolactone decarboxylase family protein, which produces MSHDVYPPATATISARRKALAPATHDAFTAFSEQVFADGALPEVTKQLIAVAVAHTTQCPYCIRGHTRLARRKGASDEQIMEAI
- a CDS encoding DUF488 family protein encodes the protein MARDHPEPGLRARPAAGRVFLVERLWPRGVRRAELPIDGWTKDAAPSTELRRWFGHDPAKWVEFRRRYTRELDANPQAWASLAQAAARGQVTLLYSSRDTEHNNAVVLRDYLARHSAAKAKG
- a CDS encoding cupin domain-containing protein; this encodes MNKMSLAALGRELLDRARGSGSGRSAETVYGGHESTLRQTLIALTGGTTLGEHDSPGEATVHVLSGRARLGAGADAWIGRDGDLLVIPPSRHHLYAIEDTVLLLTVAKPG
- the aceE gene encoding pyruvate dehydrogenase (acetyl-transferring), homodimeric type, with protein sequence MISEEPRNRELAEEQAEWLESVDGLIAARGTDAASRILAAVLAHADSQGVPAGRRRRYRNSIPAERVPTYPGELAVEERINAYLRWNAMAMVVRANQRHPGLGGHLSTYASTLTLWEVGFQHFFRGRGQPGQPVVPGDQVFFQGHASPGIYARAYLEGRLDATQLDLFRREVAGAGRGLPSYPHPRSLDGFWEFPTVSLGIGPLHAVYQARFNRYLAARGLADTAQARVWCLVGDGETDEPEAMAAIRLAAREHLDNLTFVVNGNLQRLDGPVRGNSRILDELDDLFTGAGWHVVKVLWGSEWEPLFAGPAGELLSDRLETMNDGELQRLTILDAVELRDTLFGGNPSLRELGATLSDAALLRLRRGGHDPRVVYAAYAEAVAHAGAPTVVLAQTVKGYALGPNFEGRNATHQMKKMTSDQLRVFRDILDLPVTDAELTDGLPPYLPLPEGSAELTYLQERRSALGGILPRRPLHPPNLPALPADAVFAEFDAGSGHRAMSTTIAYTRLLRSLMRDPAVGARIVPIVPDEGRTFGFEVLYSEFGIYAPDGQRYTPVDSDLPLAYRESATGQVLQEGITEAGGLAELTAAATAGHSWDSPVVPFFTYYSMFGFQRVGDLIWALADARGRGFLVGATAGRTTLAGEGLQHTDGSSHLAALTVPACRAYDPAFAYETAAIVRDGIRRMYRDGEECFYYLTVYNEDYPQPAKPTDSGIPGVSVDEAIVAGVHRVSPAPDGESSAVRLLASGPLVLLAQQAASQLADQHHLAAEVWSVTSWKQLRDDALATEHWNRDHPDQPPRLSQLRRALGDEPLPVVAVSDYVSALPDQLARFIDATFVSLGTDGYGLSDTREQLRIHFGVDADGITDAAVRVAAAPRPAGRTLTIVGDQARPAHDPLVA